A part of Bacillus thuringiensis genomic DNA contains:
- a CDS encoding response regulator transcription factor, producing MKNYHILVVEDDQEIQELIKQFLMTQQYTVVVASDGLEGMTQFNKQSFDLILLDVMMPNLNGFEVSKMIRSQSNVPIIMLTALEEEEDQMKGFDLGIDDYITKPFSFHVLIRRVEAVLRRSYDKNGNNHLIFKEVRIDVDAYRVYVNDVEVLLTTKEFEILQLLFQNERKVLTRENIVEKVWGYDYFGETRIIDTHIKNLRKKLAIPYIKTIKGIGYKVDE from the coding sequence ATGAAAAACTATCATATTCTCGTGGTAGAGGACGATCAAGAAATCCAGGAATTAATTAAACAATTTTTAATGACACAACAGTATACAGTGGTAGTCGCTTCAGATGGCCTAGAGGGTATGACACAATTTAATAAGCAATCATTTGATTTAATTCTTCTAGATGTCATGATGCCTAATCTTAATGGGTTTGAAGTTTCTAAAATGATTCGAAGCCAGTCAAACGTACCAATCATTATGCTAACTGCGTTGGAAGAAGAGGAAGATCAAATGAAAGGATTCGATCTTGGGATCGATGATTATATAACAAAACCCTTTTCATTTCATGTTTTGATTAGACGAGTCGAAGCTGTACTTAGAAGAAGTTATGATAAAAATGGCAATAATCATTTAATATTTAAAGAAGTGCGCATTGATGTTGATGCTTATAGAGTATATGTAAATGACGTTGAAGTTTTGTTAACGACAAAAGAGTTTGAAATTCTACAACTACTATTTCAAAATGAGAGAAAAGTACTTACAAGAGAAAATATCGTAGAAAAAGTTTGGGGATACGATTATTTTGGAGAAACACGAATAATTGATACACATATTAAAAACCTTCGTAAAAAACTAGCTATCCCCTACATTAAAACAATAAAGGGTATTGGTTATAAAGTTGATGAATAA